One Papio anubis isolate 15944 chromosome 18, Panubis1.0, whole genome shotgun sequence genomic window, gatccgcccgtctcacgacctcccaaagtgctgggattacaggcgagccaccggCGCTCCGGCACCTCGGTATCTTGTGCCATGGGAGGCAGGAaacgcagtgagccaagattgtgccactgcactccagcctgggcggcagagcaaaactctctcaaaaaggaaaaaaaaaagaggggaaaaaataaaagttcaggtTCTTGAGCCCTATCCCTGGAGGTTCTGCATACATAAGTTCCCCAAGTGACTCTGTTGCagccactccttttttttttttttttttttttttgagacggagtctcgctctgtcgcccaggctggagtgcagtggcacgatctctgctcactgcaagctctgctgcctcccgggttcacgccattctcctgcctcagcctccctagaagctgggaccacaggtgcccgccaccacgcccggctaatttttttttttttgtattttcagtagagacggtttcaccgtgtttgccaggatggtctcgatctcctgacctcgtgatctgcccgcctcagcctcccaaagtgctaggattacaggtgtgagccaccgcacccggcctgcagcCACTTCTTAACTAACATAGTAATAAGGATAACGTAACAGCTAACAGCTTACAAGTGCCAGCCCCTGAGCTGAGGCTTTATGTAGAGTCTCTCATTTAATGTTTATGAAGTTCTGCTGTCAttgtccttattttacagataaggaacctGAGCCCCAGACAGTTTTGACTCCTCCATAGTCATGCATTGCACGGTGTCAGAGACCTCTTTTGAGCCCAACTCTGTCCCAAAActcatgggtttttttgtttgtttgttttttgagataggatctctgtctgtcgcccaggctaggatGCAGTGCAACGATcctaggtcactgcagccttgaactcctgggctcaagcgatcctcctaccttaaacccccaagtagctgggcctacaggtgggTGCTagcacacctggataatttttatatttatgtagtgatggggtcttactgtgttgcccaggatgggtctcctaggctggagtacagtggcacagtcacagcttagtgcagcctcaacctcctgcggctcaggtgatcctcccatctcatcctcccgaGCAGTCTCAGCCCCCTGGgtagttgggacaacaggcatgctccactatgcccagctaatgttttatatcttttgtagTTAGGTGTCACCacgttgccaggctggtctcaaacttctgggcccaagcagtcctcctgccttggacttccaaagtgctgggattataggcctgagccaccgcacccagcgtgATAGTAtattaacaagaaaagaaagtactggccgggcgcggtggctcacatctgtaatgccagcactttgggaggccgaggcggatggatcacgaggtcaggagatggagaccatcctggctaacacggtgaaaccccgtctctacgaaaaatacaaaaaattagccgggtgtggtggcaggcgcctgtagtcccagctactcaggaggctgaggcaggagaatggcttaacacgggaggcagagcttgcaatgagctgaaggtcgcgccactgcactccagcctggtgacagagcgagactccgtctcaaaaaaaaaaaaaaaaagtgctgaccgagtgcagtggctcacacctgtaatcccagcactttgggaggctgaggtgggtcgattgcctgagctcaggggttcgagaccagcctgggtaacacggtgaaaccctgtctgtactaaaaatacaaaaaattggccgggtacagtggctcacacctgtaatcctagcactttgggaggctgaggtgggtgggtcacctgaggtcgggagttcgagaccagcctcatcaacatggagaaaccccgtctctactaaaaatacaaaattagctgggcgtggtggcgcatgcctgtaatctcagctgctggagaggctgaggtaggagaattgcttgaacccgggaggcggaggttgcggtgagccgaaatcatgccattgcactccagcctgggcaacaagagcaaaactccatctcaaaaaaaaaaattagctgggtgtggcggtgggcgcctgtagtcccagccactcgggaggctgaggcagaagaattacttgaacctgggaggcggaggttgcagtgagccgagatcgcaccactgcactgcagcctgggccacagagccagactctgtctccaaaaaaaaaagaaagtgctgtCGGAAGGTATACATGGGAGAGCCTGGGAAGGATTTCACCTGAGGGATGGGGGGATGATGTTAAGTCCTGAGGGATGTTGGGTTTTGACAGGATCAGGGTAGAAGGGAGGATGTTCAAGGTGCAGGAACTCAGAACAGCAGAGGCCCTGAGGAGTACAGAAGTATGAGAGCGGCTCTAGGATCAGAGGGTGTGGTTGCAGCGTGGAGAGAGATGAGGGTGAGAAGTTGAGGCCAGACCAGGCGTTGCGAATGCCACGCTGGGGAGTGGACCAAATCTGCAGGCGGCAGTGGAGAATTGTGTGTGTTCTGGGAGATGGCCAGAACCCTCCTGCAGAAGAGTTAGGAGGCGCTTGGAAACCCTGCCTGGGGACATGGAGTTCATGAGACATCAGGTTGGGCAAGGCTGCAACAGCCGTATTCATTCAGATGCATCGGGGGCACCTGCTGTGCCCGTCACTGGCCGGGCCCCGATTGTCGTGGCACGTGCTGCAGTTGTGGTCCAGACCTTTCTCCTGTCTAGTTGTGATGCCTGTATCTGTTTCAGGGGCCCTGGGTGACCAGAGTGTCCTTGAGAAGAGAGTGAGTCTCAGGCTGTCTGCTTATCTACCCGGAGCCTGGGGCTTGGCCTCAATGGCGCATTGCATGGGAATCTCAGACACAAGTCAGTGTAAGCCCCATTGCTGAGTGCCTCCCACAGCACTgtgtgtggtcccagctgctgggctCTGGTCCTGCCTCGGGCCAGGTTGCTGCCCAGCAAGGAGGTGCATGTGCTGCCTCCATGCGTGCCAGGGTTGGATCCTGTGCTTCTAACTGCTGCTGTCTGACAGCCACGTGGCCTGAAGTTGGATGCCAAGTCAGCTGGGTCCTCTCACCTGGGACCCTCAGGCCCAACTGTCAGTCAGTGGACTATGGGATGTTTGGAGCCTCTGGGAGGGGCCTCAGGTAGTGGTTGGTTTGGTCACCCATGGTAGCCACAGCTGGCAGAGATCTGCTCCCTGTGAGTGAGCTCTGAATGCAGCCTGACCCATGGTGGAAGCTCAGGGGACATTGGGGTACTGGATAGGTGGATGAGGGGCGTGGCTGTACCGCCTAGTTCTGGGCCTGCCGCTGTCTGTCCATGTGGTGTTAATGGCATTGCCTCCTGAGAGCCTTTTGTCCTCTTGTGAGGAGGGCATTATTCTCTCCATTTCGCagttaagaaaactgaggtaggctgggcccagtggcgcacgcctgtaatcccagcactttgggaagctgaggcaggcagatcatgtgaACCTAGGAGTGCAAGACcacacctgggcaacatggtgaaaccccatctctccagaaaagtacaaaaatttagccaagtgtggtggcgtgtgcccagcctccagaagttACGAAGTTTCCACCTACTTGTGAAATCCTAACCCACCTGTGTTTGTTCATTCCCCTAATGGCCCATATCACATCCCGCCTGTTAAGGAAAGAGCGGGTCCTCGGAGGCTGAGTACAAgtagctccagctactcgggaggcttaagcaagagaatctcttgaggctGGTAGGCTGAGGCTgccagtgagccatgactgcaccactgcactccaggctggacgacagagttagactctgcttcaaaaaaaaaaaaaggccgggcgtggtgtctcacgcctgtaatcccagcactttgggaggccgaggcaggtggatcacctgaggtcaggagtttgagaccagcctgaccaacatggtgaaacctcatttctactaaaaatacaaaattagctaggcttggttgtgttcacctgtaatcccagttacttgggagggtgaagcaggagaatcgtttgaacctgggaggcagaggttgcaatgaactgagatcaagccactgcactctagcctgagtgacagagcgagactcagtctcaaaaaaataaataataaaaaacccaaaacaaacaaacaaaaaaacaggttcagagaggttgagtaatttgTCCAGGAGCACACAGCTATTGAGAAACAAAGCTAGGGTTCTGGTCCCAGGTCAACGTGGTTCTCATTCTGCTGCCTTGCTCCTTCCCAGCTCCCTGAGGGAATGTAGTATGGTGTTCTGCAGCCTTCACCCCTGAGGAAGCAAAGGGCCTATATCAAATGAGCTGCTATTTTGAAAGAAGCTTTGTTACTTCATAGTGCCTGGTCATTGACAGAGTTTGTGAAACAGTAAGGAATGAAAAccagtgtttattgagcatctactgtacCGTtaggctctgtgccaggcacttgacaggcattatctcatttaatccatatGACAGCTTTATTGGTGGCCACATTTTACAGGTAGGCACACTGGGGCTCAAAGGAGTTGAGAACATGTCTGTGGTCGCACAGCTGGGATTTGCACACATGTTATCCCAAAGCCTGCAGGTATAACCACTACACTACACTGCCTCTTCTGGGAGATGCCTCCCATGGGAACCTTGCTGGCCTCAATGGGCCGTCCAGTCTGCTGAAACTTTGCAGTCCAGCCACCCTCTGCCCTGCAGCTCTAGGCAGCTAAAGCCACAGGCCATCACGCCGCTTTATGACCTCCGCTTTTAACGTTCATTATTTTGCAACAGTCATTGGCCTTGGCAGAATAGTAAACAAGTGATTGCAAGGCCGTGCGATAGCAGCAGAGGGACCGAGTTGGTGGGAGGGGTAGTTTGAGACCTGAGCTGTGTTTCAGGCGGAGGGGACTCTCTGCCTTTCACCTCTGTCCTTCAGACAGCACCAGCATCCCATCCCTGAGCCTCCTGTTCCACTAGGGAGGGGCTGTAGGAAGGAGGCGAAGTCacctgagactgcaggtgtgagcaGGTGCATTCCTGACCCGCCCTCGCCTGCAGTacagccccagccctgccccgtGCCATGATTATAGGAGGGTACAGCTGGCCAGAGCCCTGCCCCTCGCTGTGATCACAGGAGGGTCTCCTCTGGCCTCTGCTTTCTGCTGTGAAATCCAGAAGTTACGAAGTTTCCACCTACTTTTGAAATCTCAACCCACTTGTGTTTGTTCATTCCCCAATGGCCGGTAATTACATCCCGCCTGTTAAGGAAAGAGCAGGTCCTCGGAGGCTGAAGAAGGCCAGCTCTGAAGTGGAATCCACTGGAATCTGGAGCGAGCCCTTCTAGCCTCTGGGTTGGGTTCTTGATACTTGTCGGCTTGCCCAGGAGCCCTCCCTTCAGACCCCGGGACCCTGCGTAGTGGCTGCGGTGACTGATAGCGCCAGCCTTGGGTTTCCCGTCTGCCTCTGAGGCACCCACTGTGTGTCCTCAGGCCAGTCAGCAACCCCGGCCCCCCCACCCCCGAGTTGTCAGAATTAAAAGGCACAATGAATTGAACGTGTTTGGCTGTTTGGCGCTGTGCCTGGGGTGCGGGCTCAGTTGATACTTGTTGACTGAAGGGAAATCTACAGAAAAGCActaagaagaaagggaaagtcaCTTGGCTGTGCCGCATGAGCTTTCAACCTATGCCTAGCCGCCTCCAGCCCTCGCCACGCCCCCGCGTCTACAGCTTTGCAGTCACAAGGTCCTTTGTAAATGCTGTCTATATATAATCTCTTTGTTTCACATAAGATCTGTGCATCTTTCCCTGTCATCCGCCAGATTCACAGTCTTTCCCAGGCCAGCGTAGGCTGTTGGCTGCTTGCAGGaactcccttctcccttctctcctgccaGTTTTGGCTCAACCCAGTCCCTTTGCCTAGAAAGCCCTAGTATTTCCGTCATGATTCTACCTGCCCTGCAAAGCCCAGCCCAGGAGGAGTCCCCTCCTCTCACAGAACCCCATCTCAGTCTTGAGCTTTTGTTCTCGACTCTGTGCTTCCGGTCGCCTCTTACTGAGTCTTCCCCAGGGCCTCCGTGCGGCATGGGATCACACGTGTAGCCTTCCAGCATGTTCAGCCTGCTGTGCGACAGTGGGGTTCCCTGCCGGGCCAGCAGTGTGCTCCGACTCAGGGCAGGGACCAGGTTCTGTGTAGCTTTGTGCTCAAGTGCTGAGCAGAGTAGACTCTCAGCAGATGTGTGAACAAATGGGTGAACCACTGGCTGAACAAATGAACGAGCCTGACTGTCCCTCATCATTTGGTCCATAGTGTGTTGAAATACCCTCCTAGTGGGCTTTTAGTTCCTTGAAGATGGAAACAAGTTTGCTTAGTAACTTTGTTTTATTGAATGGAATGGACTTAAACTCATCAGACTTGGGAGAATTAGGACAGATCTGTTTCCCCACTGGTAAAATAAAGGTTGGGCCTGATCTCAGAAACTCAAGAAGAGTGATTGTGGGCCCCAAGGTCGAGAGAGAGATATTGCCAGGTCCAGGACTGTCCCTGTGTTCTGGGTCCCAGACCACAGTGTTTCTTCCTGAAGCTGGTGGCTGCAGCCACTTTGCCTTGCTCCTCTCTGCCTTTTCTGAAGGATGATGGGGGGCCAGACTGCCTCTGGGAGCTCCGTCAAGTTCACCCCCCCCCCAACTGCCTGCCCAGTGAGTAACTAAGCCACCCACCACGGAAGCTTTCATTCAGGGTGCTTTGGAGGGGGTGGCCTGGGGCTGCAGCTCTGTGCTTCATGACCTCGGGTCTCCAGGAGCCTTGCCACTTGGCAGCCGTTTCCAGGGCCCGTCTCTGTGGGCCCACAGGGAGCAGCCTGCTAAGCGGGTGCCTGATTTACCCACAGGCCAAGTACCTGGCGCAGATCATTGTGATGGGTGtgcaggtggtgggcagggccttTGCACGGGCCCTGCGGCAGGAGTTTGCAGGTAAGCATGGGTCTGTCTCCCCTTTGGGTTGGGAGTTCCTCTCCAGGTCAGATTTTCCCCGTAGCCATGGGCACCTCAGACCTGCTGGTTCTGCAGTGTGGGTAGCCTGGGGCACTTCCCATGGTGGGGGATGGTGCCAGACCAGGGCATCCTTTAGTGGGGACCTGGTTATCAACAGCATCCAGGGCAGGAGCTGGCACACTGGCCCATACGGATACCTGGttttgtaaacataattttttttttttttttgagatggagtctcactctgtcacccaggctggaatgcagtggggcaatctcggctcactgcaacctctgcctcctggttcaagtgattctcctgcctcagcctcctgagtagctgggattacaagcacccgacaccacaccgggctaatttttgtatttttagtagagacggggtttcaccatgttggccaggctggtctggaacgcctgacctcaggtgatgcgccctcctcaaagtgctggaattacacgtgtgagccacagcgcctggccctgGTTTTGTAAATTGATTTGATTGGAACATAGACATACCCACaggctgctttcttttttcttttttcttttttctttttttcttttttcttgagacggagttttcgctcttgttgcccaggctggagtgcaatggcgagatcttggctcactgcaacctccacctcccgggttcaagtgattctcctgcctcagtctcccgagtagctggggttacaggcatgcgccaccacgtccagctaattttgtatttttagtagagatggggtttctccatgttggtgaaactggtcttgaactcccaacctcaggtgatccacccaactcggcctcccaaagtgctggcattacaggtgtgagccatcgcacgcagccctttttttttcttttgagacagtctcactctgttgcccaggctggagtgcagtgggtgtgatctcagttcactgcaacctctgcctcctgggttcaagcaatgctcctgcttcagcctcccgagtagctgagactacaggcatgtgccaccacacccagctaatttttgtacttttagtagagacagggtttcaccatgttggccaggatggtctcgatctcttgacctcgtgatctgcccgcctcggcctcccaaagtgctgggattgcaggagtgagccactgtgcccggctgacaGGCTGCTCTCAAGGCAGAGTTGAATGGTTCCAGTGCAGGCTCATTAgcctgcaaagtctaaaatagCTACTCTCTGAGCCTTTAGGAAAAGTTTAGCAGCTCCTGATTCTAGTTTCTGGGGTCACTGAAAGGGAAGAGGTCATCCAACGCAGTGGCTTTGGTGGTCTAGGTGACAGGTGGGCAGCTGGGCTGCTGCAGAGCCCTCTCTTGCCCGCAGCCCCACTGTACAGTCCCCATCATAGCCTAAAGCTCCCCAGTTTGCTGTGCCCCTGGGATATGGGGGTTGGGGGACAGGGTCATCTCATAGTCTAGGTTGGGGACCAGGAACCAGTTTTAGTGGTCAGACCCTGCCCTTATCCTCCAGTGAGGCACGTCTGTCCTCACTTTCCCAGCCTCTACCCCCTAAAAAAGAAACCACTCCAGGAGAAGAGGCAGCTCCTAGCCACCTGTCCCTGTGTCTCTCATCCTGTGCCGGTggcaggggtgagccaccaacTTGGAAGGCCCAGGGTGAAGTCTGGGCTGCTGAGGACTGAGCGATCACCCACATGTCCACACAGCCAGCCGGGCCGCAGCTGATGCCCGAGGACGCGCTGGACACCGGTCTGCAGCCGCTTCCAAcctctccggcctcagcctccaggaggcACAGCAGATTCTCAACGTGTCCAAGCTGAGCCCCGAGGAGGTCCAGAAGGTGAGGCCACTGGGCCGCCCGAAGTTTGAAGGGGAGAGGCTGCCAGGGCGGGAAGAGTGAAGGGAGGCCTGGCCAAGGAGGTccgatgtggaggctgcagtcataCCCGGCTCGGACTCCAACTTGCGGGAGTCACTGTTGCTGGTGAAGTTctaggcctgaggcaggagagttgtaGAGACAGAGTGCTTGCCGGTAGCAGCCGAGTTGCCCTCCAGGGTATCCGTCCTCATCTCTGCCTCTTAGTGGCCACAACAGCTGCATGTGGCACACAGGGTGGAGAGGAGCCCTGTTGCCTCTCTGATGTGGCCCCACATAGCCTGCCCGGCATCTCTCGCCTGCAGTCTGCAGCCCTCTCACCCGTCCCCTCTCCTCTGCAGAACTATGAACACTTATTTAAGGTGAATGACAAATCCGTGGGTGGCTCTTTCTACCTGCAGTCAAAGGTGAGTGGTCTTTGATTCTGGGAGGAAGTAAGTCATGGGACCCCCTCTCCTCACCCGGGGCTCGATTCCCAGTCGGGGGAGCTGGCCAGCTAAGGGCTTAGCACAGAAAACTGCCGGGCCTTCCCATGGTGCCCCAGCCTCAGGGAGTCCCCCTGAACTGCCACCCCTCTGACTGCTTTAGCTCTGCGGGGTCCAGCCACTCAGGCTGTGTCACCCCAGACAACAGCCCTCCCTCCCCGCAGCTGGGACTTGGAAGGAGCAGGAGCCCCAGCCGGTGGGGTGCTAGAAAAAGCTTTCAGCTCACAGAGGTTACAGCATGCGCTGGGCCCCTGCAGCTCAGCTCTGTCTCCCCAGACCACCCCCTGACCCTGGGGCACCACTGAAGGAAGCATTAGTATCCACCCACTGCCCTCCAAAAAACAGACCTGGGCTGACGGGAAGAGGCTGTCCGATGTGGGCAAGGGGTATGGGGCAGAGGCTTGGCCTCCTGGCCTGATTATCTGTGACCCACTAGGTGGTCCGCGCAAAGGAGCGCCTGGACGAGGAACTCAAAATCCAGGCCCAGGAGGACAGAGAAAAAGGGCAGAAGCCCCACACGTGACTTCTTggctccccccacccaccccgccACCTCTAATTTATAGCTTGGTAATAAATGTCTTTTCTGCATTTCTCGTGTGCATGTGTCCGGATTCCAGAAGGCAGGTTGCTCCTCCTGCCACTTGTGGGGCTGTGGGTGCTGGGGACGGGGAGGCAGCAGCCTTTAACAGCCCAGAAGGGCCGGGCTGGGTGAGGTTGGCGGGCAGCCAGTGGGTCCCAGCTGAGTCCTGTCACGTACAGGATGCAGCCGCTCCTGCTTCCACAGCACCCGAGCCAGCGTTAGGCTCCCTCTCATGGCGTCCCTGCCCCCAGAGCTCTGTCGGCAGCCACCGTGTCTCTGGAGCAGGTTTGAACCTAGCACCTCAGTAATCTGGGCACGATACCCCAGAATGCGGCTGGGCGAAGAGGGGCCTTTGCCCGCCACTCACCAAAGCCACAGCGGGCAGTAGTGGGCTGACAACCTGAACCCTGGGATGCTCTGCCTGGAATCTTCCCTCTCAGCTCCTGTCACCTGTGCGCCCTCAGCACCTACCTCCTTCCCAGGCTTCCAGTTCCTGCTCTCAGCGGCAGACTGAGAGGGAGGGGAACCTGCAGGGTCGGGGAGAAAGCCCGGTCAGGCCTGCAGGGGCTCAGGGCAGTGGTGGCCGCGTGTCAGGGCCGGGTTCCTGGCACATCCACGACACACAAGCCATCTTTGCAACtcacttttattgtttctttataaaCCTCCTCTCCCATGGAGGAATATATTGTTATAGTCATTagcttatctctttttttaaaactctatgcTAACAGCAATGGAGCCAAGAGGAGGAAAAACATAAGCTACAATAGAAAGGCACTTAGAACCTGTTAAAATACTGACATCCTGGAATGTGCAACAACAAACCAATGACAACCACAAAAAGTACACCAGCCCTGCCGAGCCTGGTCCGT contains:
- the PAM16 gene encoding mitochondrial import inner membrane translocase subunit TIM16 isoform X1, translated to MMGGQTASGSSVKFTPPPTACPAKYLAQIIVMGVQVVGRAFARALRQEFAASRAAADARGRAGHRSAAASNLSGLSLQEAQQILNVSKLSPEEVQKNYEHLFKVNDKSVGGSFYLQSKVVRAKERLDEELKIQAQEDREKGQKPHT
- the PAM16 gene encoding mitochondrial import inner membrane translocase subunit TIM16 isoform X2, coding for MAKYLAQIIVMGVQVVGRAFARALRQEFAASRAAADARGRAGHRSAAASNLSGLSLQEAQQILNVSKLSPEEVQKNYEHLFKVNDKSVGGSFYLQSKVVRAKERLDEELKIQAQEDREKGQKPHT